Proteins co-encoded in one Acipenser ruthenus chromosome 3, fAciRut3.2 maternal haplotype, whole genome shotgun sequence genomic window:
- the LOC117394970 gene encoding ectonucleoside triphosphate diphosphohydrolase 3-like, with translation MVSKLAAAIAFFFLLASLAVIVTVAVIQIHKKSYVSPGLKYGIVLDAGSSRTTVYVYQWPAEKENNTGVVNQTLRCDVQGPGISSFGLDTKQDEKTWNSFNDCMNKTKSIIPTVQYNGTPTYLGATAGMRLLRSKNETAASSILSTMQQYLQSWPFDFKGVSIITGQEEGIYGWITANYLMGNFVEKNLWNSWVRPHRAETTGSLDLGGASTQIAFSPEQDSKPNSTIAVVMYGYEYQVYTHSFQCYGRDEAEKRLLAALVQRSSGKSYTENPCYPQYYNTTVNAKYIFGSQCTAAQRPADYNPNQRLTILGTGDPALCRKEVLSIFNFTACPGEPNCSFDGVYQPDITGKFVAYSGFYYTTAALNLMGSFQLDNFNSSTWSFCSLEWPKLQEMHSSVKRIYLKSYCFSANYIYSLLVNGYKFNAQSWMQISFQREVDNSSISWSLGYMLNLTNMIPAEADLVKLPMTSSVFAGLLFMFTMLAILSLMFLVISVVRSC, from the exons ATGGTATCAAAACTAGCAGCTGCCATTGCTTTCTTCTTTCTGTTGGCCAGCCTGGCTGTCATCGTTACAGTGGCTGTTATTCAGATCCATAAGAAAAGCTATGTGTCGCCAGGCTTGAAG TATGGGATCGTCCTTGATGCTGGCTCCTCACGGACTACAGTGTATGTTTACCAATGGCCAGCGGAAAAGGAAAACAACACAGGAGTGGTGAATCAGACCCTGAGGTGTGATGTTCAAG GTCCTGGAATCTCAAGCTTTGGCCTTGATACTAAACAGGATGAGAAGACATGGAATTCATTTAATGACTGCATGAACAAAACTAAGAGCATTATCCCAACTGTCCAGTATAATGGAACACCCACCTATCTAGGAGCAACAGCTGGGATGAGATTGCTAAG GTCTAAAAATGAAACTGCAGCCTCTTCGATCCTCTCGACTATGCAGCAATACCTCCAGTCCTGGCCCTTTGATTTTAAAGGGGTTTCAATAATTACTGGCCAGGAAGAGGGAATTTATGGATGGATTACTGCCAACTACCTAATGGGCAATTTCGTGGAG AAAAATCTCTGGAATTCTTGGGTTCGACCTCACAGGGCAGAGACCACGGGCTCTCTAGACCTAGGTGGAGCATCCACACAGATAGCCTTCTCTCCCGAACAGGACAGCAAGCCAAACAGTACCATAGCAGTGGTGATGTACGGATACGAGTATCAAGTGTACACTCACAGCTTTCAGTGCTATGGCAGAGATGAAGCAGAGAAGCGACTACTTGCAGCACTCGTCCAG AGGTCTTCTGGCAAATCCTACACAGAAAACCCATGTTACCCTCAATATTACAACACCACAGTGAATGCCAAGTATATATTTGGAAGCCAGTGCACTGCGGCACAGAGGCCTGCTGATTACAACCCCAATCAGCGTCTCACCATCCTGGGAACCGGAGATCCAGCTCTCTGCAGGAAAGAAGTTCTCTCCATATTCAACTTCACTGCCTGTCCAGGGGAACCAAACTGCTCGTTTGATGGGGTCTATCAACCAGACATCACTGGAAAGTTTGTG GCCTATTCTGGGTTCTATTATACCACTGCGGCTTTAAACTTAATGGGATCATTCCAGCTTGACAACTTCAACTCAAGCACATGGTCCTTCTGTTCCCTGGAATGGCCTAAA CTTCAAGAAATGCATTCGTCTGTGAAAAGAATCTACCTGAAATCTTACTGTTTCTCAGCAAACTACATCTACAGCCTGCTTGTGAACGGGTACAAATTTAATGCGCAGTCCTGGATGCAGATCAGTTTCCAAAGAGAG GTTGACAACAGCAGCATATCTTGGTCCCTTGGCTACATGCTGAATCTCACTAACATGATCCCGGCTGAGGCTGATCTTGTCAAACTGCCCATGACCAGCTCTGTCTTTGCGGGCCTCCTCTTCATGTTCACCATGCTGGCCATTCTCAGCCTCATGTTTCTGGTCATATCAGTTGTGCGGTCATGTTAA